Genomic window (Equus asinus isolate D_3611 breed Donkey chromosome 8, EquAss-T2T_v2, whole genome shotgun sequence):
CGGACACGGATAAATGAGGCCACCACTCGGCCACCAGACCAGGGCCGGGACGCGGCTTCCCTGGGCAAAgtgagaggagggcagggaccacccTCCCCCCGACGGGCCCGGCCAGGCGACCAGCCCCTCAGTCCTTCTCTTCCCCGTGGGTGATGATGTGCACCAGGTTCTTGTAGTCCAGGTTGCCCGTCACGTCCGGGGGGAAGGCCGCAAACATCTGCTCGATCTGCAATGAGCCAGCAGGATGCGCTGAGcacgcggggcggggcgggggcgggggggcctgtGTGCGGGGCACCCGAGGGGAGAGGCAGCTGGGCATGTGGTGGACGTGGGGAcagactccccccccccccggaagGCCTTGTCATCAGCTGCTACAGAGAGCCACCCGCCCGAGGTCACGCCCTTCCTGGGAGGCCGCAGCAACTGATGAGTGTGGGCCCACCCTGGGGCCTCTGGGCAGGGCTGTTCTAGCTCCAGGGTTCCCTGAGGGTCCTCAAGACACTCGTTGGGCCTGAATGGCGGGTCAACACCCCACTCTGTGCCCTCCTGCGTCCTTGCCCGTCCTTGCTCTTCACAGGTGCTGACCCCAGGGCCATCCTGCAGTGATGTTCCCAGGAACTCAGCCTGCGATGGGCCATGCAAACCGGAGGGCAACGGGGCGGGGCAGGTTTCCTAAGGGAGCAGGTGGGcctggtggggactgtggctaAATGGAGACACAGCCCATCTGCAGAGGTGGCCACtgttcagggccagcccagtgtggCCACATGGGCAAGGAAGTCAGACTGACGGAATCTGATTCTTTGAAGGAAACtagaaatctagatttttttttttaagcatgcaATTTCCACATTGAAAAAGTATTGgctagtaattttttaaaaacacatattggCTAATAACAGCTAACACTCATATGGCCCTTATCACATGTCAGCACCTTACACACATGAACTCATTCAACCCTCACATCTACCATGAGTTAGGTTCTGTGATTgtccctactttacagatgaggaaactgaggtacagtgCAATTAAAGGGTTTGTCCAaagtccaaagtcacaaagctggtGGAATATAAAGGCtggctcttttttatttatttttttgctgaggaagattgtccctgagctaacatctgtgcctatcttcctgtTTCGtgtgtgggaagccaccacagcatggctggatcagtggtgtgtaggtctgtactgAGGATCTGAAcgtgtgaaccccgggccaccaagcagagtgcacaaacttaaccactatgccagcaggccagcccctaaacaaaattttcaataaaatgtgGAACTTGAGGGAATCGAGCCTGAGAGGCTACAGGGGGCTATTTTAAATAGACTCATTAGCCTTCATTAATAATATTGGCAGGACAGTTTCTTGTTCATACGGGACTTTTGGCAAATTAGCAAAAATTCCCCTTCTTCCAGGCACATTACTGCCACCTGCCAGAAAAAGTCATATATActgattttatcaaaattataacAAGACACTTTACTGCCATCTGCTGGGAAACTATTGCAACAAGTATATACGCCACGATCTATACAGCAAGAACAGCGGCCAGGAGAATTGTGCAGTGTACGATCTATACGACAGGACATGGTGAGCCTGCACACCTCCCCAACTCCAGCAGGAGACTGACGCTCTAACCAGGTCTGCAGGCGTTGTGAGAGAGGTGGAACCTGGAGTCAGATAGACCcgggtttgaacccaggccctGGCATTTACTGCTAGTGTTGTCCTTTCAGGCAGGTGACTtgacttccctgtgcctcagtttccccatctgtaaagttaGGATAATACTAGTGCCTACCTCACAGGATGATGAGAGAGTAGAGCGAGATAAGGGCTCAGTAAGGACGGCAAGGTCGGTCTCAGTGGGGGGTCAGGGCTGGTTtagaaaagggggtgggggaaggagtcCCCGGAAGAGCCAGGCCTCGAGCTGGGAGCAGAGTCCACGGGGCCCATTACCTCCTCCTTGGAGAACCGCTCCGCCTGCGTGGTCAGCATCTCCCGGACGCTGCAGAGGGACGAGAGCAGGTGTcggcccgggggtgggggggtgtagGGAGCAGGCCACCCCGCGTCCCCCCCGGACCCCACTCACTAATCAGCCTTGAGCACCCCTTTGCCTTCGGGGTCGAACACCTTGAACGCGTTGAGAATGGTCTCCTCGGGGTCCGCCCCTGAAACAGAAGACAGGGTGGAACCGCGCCGCGGGGGCTGGGCGCCCGGGCACCCAGGAGGCGGGGCCAAGCGCCCCAGAGCTGGAGGGGCAGAGCCCAGCTGTTCTGCTGGGAGGAGAGACCCTGCCCTCCGCGGCCGGTGGCATTTGAGGAGCCGGCAGAGGGTCGTGTTATTTCTGAGCAAACCCGGGGTCAGACGCGGATCTGGATTTAGAGAGACTGGGATTCGAATCCTGACTCCAGCGCCAGCTAGCTGTGCGGCTGCAGGCAAGTGACTttccatctctgagcctcagtccccaTCTGCAGGCTGGGGCTAAGAACAGACCCCCCAGCGCTGGTAGGTGAGGTCGTGCCTGCGGCTGAGCGTGGGTCTGGCTCAGGGAGCGGGGGCGGCAACGTCCCCTGCCGTTTCCAGTCTTTCTTCCCCAGCGTGGCTCTGCCTGTGATCTGCCGACCCGGCTGTCCTCCTAGCGCTTTCACTCACAGTCAAGGGGAGACACATAAACACGCGCACGGACGCACACACGGATGTGCACACAGACGCGCACACGGACGCGCGCACGCATGAATGTACACACGGACGTGCGCACACAGATGCGCACACACTGATCCACACACACGGATGTGCACACGGACGCGCACACGGACGCGCGCACACACGAATGTGCACACGGACGCGCGCACATGGATGCGCACACACGGATCCACACACACGGATGTGCACACGGACGCGCACACACGGACGCGCACACACGGACGTGCACACAGATGTGCACACGGACGCGTGCGAGCCCACCCTTCAGCTTCTCCCCGAACATGGTCAGGAACACGGTGAAGTTGATCGGGCCCGGCGCCTCCTTCAGCATCTCCTCGATCTCCTCGTTTTTCACGTTCACGCGCCCTAGGGCGGGAGACACACGTTCAGAGCCCCGAGCTGGGACAGCGCAGCTCGGGGGACACCCACGTCTGTGCCGTGATCCCGCCTCCGGGGATCTAGTCTAGGAATAATCGGAGACAGCGTGGACGGGGCGGAGACCCCCGTGAGAAGATGTTCTCCACGGCCCTGTTTATGACAGCCCGACAGCTGGAGACAACCCAGACGTCCGATGTGCGGAGGGGTGACCCGTTTTTAAAATAGTGTCTTCAGAACCTGGACCACTTTTCGcagacattttaatattttactccAATGGGAAATGCCCACGTTATAAATTAGCCCTTCTCATTTGTGGGTGGGAGAGACAATCAGAATGACTCGGGGTAACTTTTTCAAATTGTACCTGCTGCTGTACACAGCTTTTATCTTCTCATATACCTGCTCTATCCCCTGCCACGAGCCCATGTGGTACCCTcgtgaaaattagaaaaagccAACCTGTCTTAagataatttatgttttaaatgtaaaaatcaacACTGGCTACAAATATGAATAGCATCCAGTAGAATTGTGCAGTGCACGACCCACACAGCTGTTCATGGTGGCCCTGAGTCCCGGGGGTGGGGATAGAAGGGGTGTGAGTGGTGGCAGTTTGGAcatgaatattttgaaaaagctcTATGCACTCATGCTCACACTATTGAGATAGCATATTTATAAAGCTAAATCCAAAATAGAATGATTCCAGTTGTTGAAACACACACATAAGGGACGTGCCTAAAAAGACTTCAAGGCTAAAACATTCACAGTGGAATGTGGCCTCCTAGGTGATGttgttttctcctttatactCTTCTGAGTGTTCCAGGTTTTCTGTTAGGAGCTGGCATTGCATTCAAAGTGACAcaaataagttattttaaaagaaaaataaaagatatgcgAAGACACTTAAAGGCTAAACAC
Coding sequences:
- the MYL2 gene encoding myosin regulatory light chain 2, ventricular/cardiac muscle isoform, producing the protein MSPKKAKKRAEGANSNVFSMFEQTQIQEFKEAFTIMDQNRDGFIDKNDLRDTFAALGRVNVKNEEIEEMLKEAPGPINFTVFLTMFGEKLKGADPEETILNAFKVFDPEGKGVLKADYVREMLTTQAERFSKEEIEQMFAAFPPDVTGNLDYKNLVHIITHGEEKD